The genomic segment agagagtgaggtCCACAGGAATATTATGGGTCTCTCCTGACCTCACGGTTACCTGTGCCTGGGCACTGTGCCCCCACCACTCTGTGGGCCCTCTCGCAGGGTGCCCCGAGGGGGAGATTGCGGGGCCCTCATCTCCTCTATCTGGTCCACTCTCCAAAGGGGCTGCAAGAAGGGTGTTGCAGGGCCTTCCCAGGGTGCTTGCTCACCCAGCCCACTGTGCCTCCCAGATCCTGGCGGCCACCATCGACAATGCCAGCTTGGTGCTGCAGATCGACAACGCCCGTCTGGCAGCTGATGACTTCCGCAACAAGTGAGCCTGCGCCTCCAGGGCTGTCCCCGGGGGCGGGTGTTGGGCCCGGCTCTGCACACCAGAGCTCTCTGTGCGTACAAGGGGGTGTCCTGGGGCGCTCCTTGGCTCATGCCTCCACCCTTTCCAGGTACGAGACTGAGCTGAACCTGCGGATGACCGTGGAGGCCGACACCAATGGCCTGCGCAGGGTGCTGGACGAGCTGACCCTGGCCAGGGCCGACCTGGAGATGCAGATCGAGAACCTCAAGGAGGAGCTGGCCTTCCTGAAGAAGAACCACGAGGAGGTGAGGCTGTCCTGGAAGTGTAGGAGAAACTCACCTGGGAACAAGCAAGGCTGGGGCTCCCAAATCTTCCTGGGCCAAGGCCATGCTCTCAGTCTAGTTCTGGCCCTGAACCTGGGAGACCCTCAGGGGGCCCTGCCCGAGGCCTGGAGGACCCTCTCCCCCCCGAAGATACTTCCCTTGTCCCTCAAGGCACGACCTATTGAGTGGTGGCAGTTAACTATCTGATGAGCAAATCAGTCTAAGAACACGCATGCTAATTACCCTAATTAATTGTAATAGTGATAGTCATAACAACAACCAAAATCTGCTCAGCACATTACAAGTGATTCATGGCAATTATCTCAGCTGATACTGACAGTGGCCCTGGGAGAAGGGtgctctttccttccctcaccagtgaagagactgaggctcagagaggtgaagggattTATCCAGAGCTGCACAGGTCTTTCTGACCCATAGCCACACCCACGTCTGACGCCACCGCTTTGCCAccttctcccacctccctttTTCAGAGAGTCTTGGAGTCCTACAGACCCTAAGGCTCAGCCCAAGGGTCAGGATCCCAGACCCTGTAGGGGGACTAATGAGCCTCTGGCTTCCTTCTGGGCCAACCTCTGGGCTGGCCCACGCTAGGGGAGTCTAATCTTGGAGAAGCAGGAGCCCAGAAAGCGTCTCCACTTGGCTTTGAGGCTGGTCATACAGATTGCGTCCCCGCCCCAGCAGATTAACATCTCCTAACAAGTTCTGGTTCTGCAGATGCCAGCACGGGACTGCTTCCCCTGTGCGGTTGGGGGCAGGGGACGAGGCGGGTGGTCAGGGAGGTGAGTGAGGCTGTCCCGGCTCATCCCCTGATGGGCTGGGGAGTTACCGTCTCTCCTCGCCCCGCACACATTGGAACTGGGCAAAGTCCATCTCTGAGTGAGAGTTGGGGGAGATGGTCCATATTCACAGCCCTGCATGTTCAAGACAGGATCACATCCACCTCCATCTTCAAGGGGAGGAGCCATTGggctgtctgtctgtgtctgtcggTCATCGGTACCCATCTCCCTGAGGGAGAGAGGCCCGGCCCCAGGGTCTCTCCCTGGGATGGCCCTGGTGAGCTCCTGTTCTCCTCTTGCCCAGGAAATGAACGCTCTGAGAGGCCAGGTGGGCGGGGACGTCAGCGTGGAGATGGACGCCGCCCCCGGCGTGGACCTGAGCCGCATCCTGAACGAGATGCGCGACCAGTACGAGAAGATGGCGGAGAAGAACCGCAAGGATGCTGAGGACTGGTTCTTCAGCAAGGTGGGTGGCCGTGCGTGAGCAAGTGTGAACTTGCTCCACACGTGTGCTGGGTCCTGAGAACAGGCTGGAAAACTTGTAGATCACAGCTGTTCCAGCTGGAAGGACCTTTGGAAACCATTTGGACCCACTGCTCATGTCCAGATGCAGATTGTGGGGCTCAGAGGGGTCTCAGGCTCACACAAGCCACGCTGCGGCCTGGGGAACGGATCCAGGGCCCGTCATCCCTGTCTGGGGCTTCCCCCAGCATATttgtaggtatgtgtgtgtttggatgAATACCTCATGCCCTTAGTAAACACACACCTAGCAGCTACAGTACCCAGGACAGTAACAGGCACAAAGAGAGTAAAAGCTGTTTTTGCGCAGTGCTCAGTAGGACTATTGAGTGCAAAGCACGGTGCGTCCACTGAGTCCCAGGGTGGGCACAGAGGGTGTCTGTGTGCGGGTGTGTTTGCAGCCcccagagccagggaggggctggggagcaggtCGGGGAGGTCAGGGCTCGGAGGTGGACCCTGTCCTCTGCCCCATCTCTGCAAGCCTTCTCAAGCCCCTGtgcccccccgctccccccccgcCTTCCAGACGGAGGAGCTGAACCGTGAGGTGGCCACCAACACCGAGGCCCTGCAGAGCAGCAGGACGGAGATCACAGAGCTCCGCCGCTCCGTGCAGAATCTGGAGATTGAGCTGCAGTCCCAGCTCAGCATGGTAGGGCCTCCGACCCCCTCCCTGGCCTGTACCTGTCACCCCAGGGTGGGCCCAGCCTCCTAGACTTCCATTCGGAGGACCCGAAATCCCCACCCAGCCTGTCACTTCACATgggtccctctctgcctctgttacTGCCCCATGGTGCTGGCGGCACCCGCAAACCCACGCGGATGCGTCCCCCTTCTGGGTGCTGTGCCCTGGAGAAGGGTCCCAGCTGGGTCTCACCCAGCCGCCCGTGCTTTGGCTCACAGAAAGCATCGCTGGAGGGCAGCCTGGCGGAGACCGAGGCCCGCTACGGGGCCCAGCTGGCCCAGTTGCAGGGGCTCATCAGCAACATCGAGCAGCAGCTGTGTGAGCTCCGCTGTGACATGGAGCGCCAGAACAATGAGTACCAGGTACTGCTGGACGTGAAGACACGGCTGGAGCAAGAGATCGCCACCTACCGCCGCCTGCTGGAGGGCGAGGACGCCCAGTGAGTGGGGGCACTGGGGCACACGCTTGGGTCGGTCGGGGGCCGCTGCATCCAGGCAGGGACGTTTgtgctggggaggtgcagaggtcTGCAGGAGGTGACACTGGCAGATACTGGCAGGGGACCCGCTGTGAGGAGCATTGAAGGCCGAATGAAAGCGTCTGGACTAGACGGTGTGGGAAACGGGGAGCCACGCAGGGATTTTGCACAGAGGAGTGGTACTATCATCGAGATGTCTTAGAACGTTCGCTCTGGCTGCATAGGGAGAAATGCATCAGAAGGGCCccggtgggggcagggagacctGTCTGTCaggaggcaggagcagggagTCGGGCCAGAGAAGCCCTGCTGtaaggtgggggtggagggcagggagaggcaggtggTGTGTGGAGAGGATGTGTTGTAGTTAAAAACAGCAGCGCTAGATGCCTGGACGTGGGGGCGAGCGTGGCTCCCTGGCGGGACGCAACACGTGTTGAGTGAGCCCACGAAGGAGCGGAGGACGATGACCCTGGGTTTCTGGTTCTGATGACTGGCTGGTGATGCCATTACCCGGGATGGGATAAGGAGCCGGGTGGGTGGTGATCTGGCTTGGAGCTGGGAGGGTACATCCGGGCCCCAGTGTAAAGGGGCTGAGAATGTCCTGGAATCTCCATGCTAAGTCACACATTCCAGCTTTTTGCTCCCTGACAATGGCAAAGTGCACCTATAGTCTAACCACTCTCTCTCCCGCTTTAAGAGAGTCTGTTTGTTGGGCCCTTTGGGATATGGAAAAACCACTTGCTCAGCTTCTCCTTGTAAATCCCTGGTTAGCCACAAAGTGCCTCTGGGCCTCCTGTGGGGGTGTCCCCTTTCCTTAGTCCTGCCCATGGGGCCGATGCCCTTTGACCCTTGTGGTATTCTCAGCTGTGATTTCTCTCTGGTTTGCTGGGACCTCTCTCCCCTCGCCCTAGTCCTCCCCAGCCACTCCTTCTCCACGGGCTCCTGGCCCGCACCCCTGCACTGAcaggtctccctctccctccctgcagccTGGCCACCCAGTACTCCTCTTCCCTGATCTCACAGCCCACCCGGGAAGGTAAGAGCCTGCCCTGTCTGGCCcgaagggagtggggagaggccgGGGACCCGTCTGTGcgggagactgggggaggggctcgGGCCTGAGATTTCCTGTGCCCCCTCCTCCACCGCCTGCAGCCACAGTGACCACCCGCCAGGTGCGCACCATTATGGAGGAAGTCCAGGATGGCAAGGTGGTCTCCTCCCGCGAGCAGGTCCACCGCTCCACACACTGAGGCCCCTTTCCACCTGTGACAGCCCAGCCTCGAGGGTCACGGGGGAGCCATCGCCTTGGGCTCCCAGCATGCTAGTGCCGCACCCTGAGTGCCCATCTGGGCCACCGGCCAAGAGCTGTTGCCTTTCTGTATCTGTTTCCTGCAGCCCCTCACCGAGGGTCCTCCTAGAATTGCCCCAGTGTCTGCTATTAAAGCTTTGCCTGAAGTTCAATGCCTCGTGTGATCTGGTCCAGTCATTGGCTTGGGGTGGTGTGTGCtgagggactggggaggaggacaGTTTGAGGGCTTGGGTGACACTTGTCACCTGCAAACCTGTTCTATCCGCCTCATCCAGGCCTGGGGGGCTCCCGGGAGgccagagggaagaaggcaggagatTGAGGGCAAAGGGATGGGAGAGCACATCGAGCTGGGAAAGTTTCTAAGAATCAGCCCGTGGGTCCCCATGGGCTGGTCCGCAGGAGGGCCCCATAGACTTTCTGGGGAACCACACCCCTTCTAGAGAACTCCCTGCCTCAGCCTGGGGCAGGTCTGGGTTCAAGATCAGAGGGagaagggctgggcaggggggcTTTCTAAAGGCATGGTCCAAGGTGTTGATGGGTGAGAGGGGGTGGCGGTGGCATGGCCAGCCCAGGAAACCAGCTTGGCCCAGCTCGGGGAGTCTGTGGGGCGGGGTGGCTGCTGTGTGTGTGAGCGTGGGGGGCGTCCTGTTTGCTCTGGTGGCTTGGCAGCTGCCGGGCTGTTGGGGAATCTCTCTCAGCTGCTAGGAGGGGATGTCTGGGCCTGCCTGGGAAGTGGAAGCCATCAGCAATCTGGGACACGGCCACATTCCATTCAGCGAGCCTGCCGGGACCCTGGGACCCAGGGCTAGGTTGAGGGTGGTGGGCAGGTCGGGTGGGGGCCCCATGAGAGGACTGGGGTGGGCTTTTGGGGGAGGCTTCGGGGTGGGAAGGACTCGCTGGGGGTTCTCAGGAAGACCCTTAGGCAGTGTCCTTTATATTTCCATCTGGCCGGCACTTGAGGTGGCTGCCCCTCACCTCACCCTGAGGCCTCTTTGGGTACCGGAGGGATAAGGAGAGTGGCCAGGGGCACAGCCGTCCTTTCACAGGGagggtctccccccaccccccaacccccccacccccggctcgcCACTTAAGCTCTCTACTTAAGCTCTTCCTTGCCCACCCTGgcccaggagggaggtggggaaaggtTAGAGGGGGGGCAGGCTGGGTCCCTGGGGTTTCCAGGGATAGGGACAGTGTGGCCAGATGGAATCACAGCTCCTGGAGCTGGTGCCAGGGCTCTGCAGAGGGCGGGGGCAGCGTGTCGGGGGCTGTGGgaagtgttgggctctgtggcaCACTGGGGATGAAGGAAGCAGGAGCCCTGCCAGCCCGGTTCTGCGGTCAGATGGGCCAGCGGGACACTATCCCTCTTGAAGTTTCCTTATCCGTAAAATGGGGTGGTAACCTGAGAGTCGCTGTGTTGTGTGGTGAGCCTAGTGGGCTTAAGTCCAGTGTCCAAGGTGGGACAGGGTCTCAgccctcaccctctccccagcacccagccccgGGCCAGGACTGTGGTGTGGCATGTGGTGAAGGAGACCGGCCTCAGGCTGGGGTCTGCCTGGTTCCCCGACCGGTTTCCCTGCCAGACACGGGGGCccggtgggctgggctggggtggcAGCTGCCTGGGAGGGCCCGGTGACGGTGACGTCCTGCTTCTCCTCTTCTCCGTATTAGGTCATGGGAAAGCATAGCTGGAGGGCCTGCCTGAATCACAGGTGACAGGCCTGAGACCAGAGACATGCACTCGCGCAGACACCCAGCACGGGGGTTCGGGGAAATGAGGCAAAGCCCCgatggtgggaggggagggggccggcaGCCACCTGGGAGCTGGCAGGCAGCCAGCAGTGATGAAAGCCCAGGAGAATGGAAACAGAGGAGCGAGCCTGTTGTAATCGCTACGCCCACTTGTCGATCTATAAAGGCGGCGGGCGAGTCCCGGCAGCCACACGCACCTCggacctctctcctctctcaccctcttgCTCTGTGCCTGCCTGCCACCCGCCGCTGCCACCATGACCACCACCATCCGCCAGTTCACCTCCTCCAGCTCCATCAAGGGCTCCTCTGGCCTGGGGGGCGGCTCGTCCCGCACCTCCTGCCGGCTGTCTGGCAGCCTGGGCCCTGGCTCCTGCAGGCTGGGGTCTGCGGGGGGCCTGGGCAGTGCCCTCGGGGGCAGCAGCTATTCGAGCTGCTACAGCTTTGGCTCTGGCAGTGGTTACGGCGGCAGCTTTGGGGCCGTGGACGGGCTGCTGGCGGGTGGGGAGAAGGCCACCATGCAGAACCTCAACGACCGGCTGGCCTCCTACCTGGACAAGGTGCGCGCCCTGGAGGAGGCCAACACTGAGCTGGAGGTGAAGATCCGGGACTGGTACCAGAAGCAGGCCCCGGGGCCCGCCCGTGACTACAGCCACTACTACCAGACCATCGAGGACCTGAAGAACAAGGTACGGCTTGCTGGTGGGACAGAGCCTTTGGGGGGCAtggcctctcctcccccccaTCTGGTATCCTTGACCATGGCCTGGAGTCAGCCTAGGGGGCTGCCACGGGCTCTCAGGGAGCCGAGGACAGCTTGGCTCTGGGTTGGCCTCTGGGAACCCACCTTGGAGCCACTGTGTGGCCCACATTCCCctttacggggggggggggcagcagtcTGGGCCAGGGACAAGTGAGCCTCATGGagctcctctgagcctcagtttcctcatcacaGAGCTTGTTGCCGCCACCTCATGTCATTGGAGGATAAGATGAGTGGATGCGCGTAGAGGCTGGGCCCATGGGCTGCCAGATACGTGGGCATCTCTCTTCTCGAAGCAAGAGGGGGATTTTGGGTGACGGTGGGGTGAGGGATCTAGTGAGTTCAAGACGGCACCTgctgggagggggaggtggagacAGGGGGCGGGACCTCAGGAAGGCCTCTGTGTGTCTTACTTGGGGATTTTTCTGGCTTCCCCATCCCTCCCACTGTCCCCTCGAGAATGGGGTTCAGCAGACCTCCCAAGGGCAGAGCTGCCTGCTGGAGTCTGGGGTTTGGGCCCAACAGGGGTCGTGACTTCTGATTTGGAGCTACTCGTTGGTGAGGGCTCTTGCAGGGGCCTTTTGGGGGAGCCTCTCAGGGGCACCATCTCCCCAGTTGTAAAATGAGGGCGTTGTTCACATCTGTCGCTCTGCCTGGGATTCTGGGACACCTTCTGCCCCAGGGGATCTCTCCCACTCTTCTCTTCCCAGCTGGGCACTCCCAGCTGGCTGCCTGCTCTGGTGGAAGGGAGCCTGGCATGGGGGTCCTTGTGGGAGGAGgcaggtctgggggtggggagaggaggcaagCTGCAGTGCCTCAGACCCCTGCCGGCCCCTCCTCTGCCAACAATTACTGCCTGGGAAAGGTGAGCGGCTGGGCAGGAAGAGAGCCTTCCTGAAGACAGCCACATCCTGGCCTCCAGGCAGGAAGATCCATCTCAGAAGCCTGGTCTGGGCTGAGCTACTCCCTACCGACGGCCTTACCGCTTTCCCGTCTCCCCAGATCCTCACGGCCACCGTGGACAATGCCAACATCCTGCTGCAGATTGACAACGCCCGCCTGGCAGCTGATGACTTCCGCACCAAGTGAGCCCTGGCCAGGGGGCTGGGAGGAACCggggtccccctccccaccccaagacCGCAGTTGCTATGGCAAAGgccaggagctggggtgggggagtccACCGCTTAGTCATGGATGTGGCAAATGCAGCAAATTCTGAAGGCCGCTGGGCttaggcagggagagggaggcgaggcaggaggcagagaagagagaagctaGAAgcccggtgggggtggggcttggccCCGCAGGGTCCCAGGGCCCTGAGGCGGCATTCTGCTTCCGCTCCACACCCCCACCTCCACGGTGCCTCACCAGCAGAGGCCGGATGCTGGCCAGGACCTGGGCCTGCCTGTGGGTCCAAGCATCGAGACTaagtctctgtttccttttgCAGGTTTGAGACGGAGCAGGCCCTGCGGGTGAGTGTGGAGGCCGACACCAATGGCCTGCGCAGGGTGTTGGACGAGCTGACCCTGGCCAGGGCCGACCTGGAGATGCAGATCGAAAACCTCAAGGAGGAGCTGGCCTACCTGCGGAAGAACCACGAGGAGGTGAGGTGGTGGGGCAGCAGGTCAAAAAGGCTGCGGAGGGGGTGGCAGTGCTCTGGGGCTGTGCCAGGGCCGGGACCGAGGGaagagcacagagcaggtgctccaGGGCTGGTCACCTTATGGGGCAGCCCTGTTTGTGGAGCCCTGACCCCTAGTCCCTTCCATGTACCACCTTGTTTCCCTGAATCTGGGGACCCTCCCAGGGTCTGCAGAGGCCCCTTCTCCCCATCCTGGCCTCCCTCAAGAGGACAAGGGGTCGGGGAGGAGGTCTCCTTGTTCTAGCCCAAACCCTTGAACCTGGACCCTATGTGGAAGTTTGGGAATTCAAGGGGATGTCTTAGGTGTACTGGCCTAagaattagattttatttttggagagccCTTTGGAGAGTCTAATGGGGGGGGGCATAGAACCTGTCCTTAGGGAACCTCCAGTCTGATGGCGGAggcagagcccatgcagggcagATGAACAAGAGTcaacaggaggggcagggggtagAGGCAGAATGAAGGGGGGCTCCTTGGGAGGGGTctggagagtgagagagcaggacAGCTCCGCAtgcccacacccacacccccctccctcaCAGGAGATGAACGCCCTGCGAGGCCAGGTGGGTGGTGAGATCAACGTGGAGATGGACGCCGCCCCTGGCGTGGACCTGAGCCGCATCCTGTCTGAGATGCGCGACCAGTACGAGAAGATGGCGGAGAAGAACCGCAAGGACGCCGAGGACTGGTTCTTCAGCAAGGTGGGGGCTGCTGCGGCCCGGAGGCCTATCCCAGCGGATGGGGGGCAAGGACTGAATCCCGACTGATGCCCGGTACCTGGCATCTTGGGGGTGCCCTATCCTCAGTGAGCCATATCGACCCTATGGGATCAGGGTCACCCATTGCATCAACAGGCCAGGAGGTTTCTGGGCTTTGGAAAGTGGGATGCTGGTGAGAAGGCACACTGCCCCTACAGTTAGGTTTGGGAGGGGGCTGAGAGGCCCAGCGGAGATCAGGAAGGGGACCGTGTCCAGGGGAgttatggggggtggggagagccccAGGTGCCCGTGTGGGCACAGCATGGGCCCTGGGCTGATCATACGGAGGCCGTGGGTGTCATCTGACTTGGAGAAGGGATCCCAAGCTCACGCTGCACTCTCCTGTGTCCTGTCTGCAGACCGAGGAGCTGAACCGCGAGGTGGCCACCAACAGCGAGCTGGTGCAGAGCGGCAAGAGCGAGATCTCCGAGCTCCGGCGCACCGTGCAGGCCTTGGAGATCGAGCTGCAGTCCCAGCTCAGCATGGTAGGGGAGCTGCCAGGCCTGGGGTGCACCAGGGACCCTGGAGGGGGCACTGACCCCCCTTGCTGACCCCTgagcctcctgccctcctgcagAAAGCATCCCTGGAAGGTAGCCTGGCTGAGACAGAGAACCGCTACTGCGTGCAGCTGGCCCAGATCCAGGGGCTGATCGGCAGCGTGGAGGAGCAGCTGGCCCAGCTGCGCTGCGAGATGGAGCAGCAGAACCAGGAGTACAAGATCCTGCTGGACGTGAAGACGCGGCTGGAGCAGGAGATCGCCACCTACCGCCGCCTGCTGGAGGGCGAGGATGCCcagtgagtgggggcggggggccaggggccaggggctgggggtctggagtGGGGGTGGAACTCTCAGACCCAAATCtaatctcctctttctctctctctctcttttttttctccagcctGACTCACTACAAGCCCAAAGAACGTAAGGATCTCGGTAGCTGAGGGTGGGGGTGCACGGGGCAGGCAACCCATCTGCTCATTGCTGGGGAGAGTCCCAGGACCTGCAGGGAGTGACGGCTGATCCTCAGTAGGGGTGTGTGTAGAAAGGGACCTGTTAGGGCTCAGGACTGATGCTCAAGGGAATCAGATGAGGGAGACACTAGTctgatgggggcagggcagagagatggTTCTTACCCTAGAGATCCTAGTTTGATTGGGGCAGAACTGGTCCTAGCCCTGGAGACTCTCCTCTGATGGGGAGATTAGGGACATGGTCTCTCGTGGTCTTTGTTCTTGAGAACCTTACAGATGAGCAGTCCTGACCGTGGGATCTGTAGTctgaagggagaaagggacatGGTCCTTGCCTTCTAGATCCCAGTGTGATGGGAAAGATAAGATCCTGGCCCCAGGGAATCTAGTCTAATGGGGGTGATGCGGACCTGGTTCTTGTCTTGGAGATCCCAGTCTGGAGATGAAGGAGACAGGAGCCTAGCCCATGCCCTGGAGACTGCAGAGAAATAGAGATAGACCCCATTGGGTAGCACCCAGTCTTGCAGAAGGACACAGTGGGTCAGGATCAAACCTCCCATCTGGGAAGCTGGACTCCTACAGGGGCACTGCCACAGGGAGGGAATGGGACAGGGAGTGGCAAGAGCAGGAGGGACGAGTGTCTGGATGTGATATTGAGAGGTGAGAAGAGGCAGGGACCGCAAATGGCTATGACGGGAGAGCTAGCTCTGCTCAGGGAACTGGGGGCTGAGCCAGGGTTTctcggcccccaccccacctcggAGTGTCTGTCTCCTGCAGCCGTGACCACACGCCAGGTGCGCACCATTGTGGAAGAGGTCCAGGATGGCAAGGTCATCTCCTCCCGTGAGCAGGTCCACCAGACCACCCGCTGAGAACTCTGCTCCTCCTGgccagccccccaggctcccccactGACCCTGTAGCCTCTGGATTCCCCAGCCTCAACTCCTGGCTTAGTCCCTTTTCCATAACCCCTTGCCTGACCAATAAAGCTTGTTGACTCATATGGAATTCGTCCTGATTGTAGCCACTGAGGTGGCCCTAGTGAGCAGTGGGTGAACTGGGGGAAAAGTCCGTGGACACCAACTGTTGTTGACTTGGAGGTCAAGGGTGGTCTAGGATCGGGATAAAGAGTAGGTCTGGGCAGGGCTTAGGGGGACACTTTGCATCTCCGAAGGGTCAGTGATCCTTGGGAGGGTGGTCCAGGCAGTGCCAGACCCAGGGTCAGGCCAGCATACCCGGGGAGCTCTTAGGTGGCCTCTTCTTGCCCTGTAAGTaggttttctcatccataaatgGCTGAGGAGATGTCAGGTGGGAGCCAGAGTCCTAAAGGATGACGCATTCAGTCAATTGCTCCAAGAGGGACATGCCCTTCTCCaagagggggcagggggtgggtgggacagGAATCAGGATCctcctggaagaggcaggagcataaggaaggtgggggaggcaggCGGGGTGGTTAGGGCCCACGTTCCTTTGTGAGTCTCAGGAAATCCCCAAAAGGGGTTGTGGGCACCCCTGGGGTACTCCTACTGCCTCACCCCGGGAATATGAACTGTAGTCTAGGCTTCTAGAGAAGGCTGAGGGCCCCAGGCAGGTGTGGGAGAAAGGGTGGGTCCTCTCTCAGGGACGTTTCCTCAAATGGTCAGCTGCTGCTCAGGATGGGGCCCGGGGAGAGTGCCAggattgcggggggggggggggggggggtgaggtggAGCAGCACCACCCTCCCCGGGagcctggaggtggggaaggtggaGAAGTGCAtcctggggaaggggggcagtCCCTCCCTAGCCACTCCCAGGACCCTCCGGGCTTCAGCCCCTTTCATTCTGGTGGCAGGCAATGAGCCAGGTGGGGAGGAGCCCCGACACCTGGAAGGAAGTCTTCCTTTGAGTAAATCTGGAAACCACTGGGCGGGGCAGGCCTTCCTGGTTTTCTTCAGGAAATGAGAAGGGATTGAAGAGGTTAATGAGAGGAAGGGCGCCCCCGCCTCAATTTGCTGACAGGCCTGGGACTGTTTGCTGCTGTGAAATCAGACCAGGGCCCATCAAACACTTTCCTAGTGCCCGGACACTGAAGGCGGGGCCTGCGCCTGAGCAGCCAGAGCCCCCGAGGCCTGGCGGGGTGCAAGGCTTGGGACTAGTGAAAACCAGGGAGGAGCGCGAAGGGTGGTGGTAAGAGCATGGTCTACGAGGTGAGCAGGTGGCTGTGCGTCTTTGGACAGTTCCCAggccttctctgggtctcagagGCTGCGGTCGCTGAGGAGAGGGATGAGCCTCAACTGATGGTCCTTCCAGCCCTGATCCAGGGGCCGCTGAGGACAGTGAGTTCCTAGTCGAGGCAGGGACCACTGGCTGGAGTGCAGAGCCGGAACCAGAGCAGGCTGGGAGCGCAGCCTCCGCTCCATCAGAGGCTGGTGTCTCCCAGCTGCCTGACCAGCAATGACGGATGGAGGCAGGGGAGGCCCTGTGCCCACCAGGCCCCGCCACACTTCCAGCCACAACCAGAAGAACCAGCCCTGGGTTGAGGGTGGCTCATTTGGATGGTGATCTCATTTATCCAAATGGCAgccccaggaagcagggagggtcTGGGAAGAGGCGCCCCATTGTGTGGATAGGGACACTGAGGCTTCAAGGAGCAGTGACTCAGCTCTTGTCGGGGTTATGCTAGGAAGAggggccccaccccctgccccgccccaggtTCTTAGGCAGATTCTGCAGATTCTCTCCCTGCAGATCCTGGGGGCCCACCCCTACTGTTGGGGTGACTGAGGAGGGGTCATAGGGTGGGGTGGCCACAGATAGCCCTGGACTGTGCCCCTCTGCTGGGGAAGAAGCTTCTGCCCACAAAGtgagtgggtgggtggctcaggaggCCGGAGTGGAGAGAAGCCAAGTGTGGAGAGCTGCGCCAGAGGCAGTGGtgcctgctgggggtgggggtccttAGGGGATGGTCCTGGGCCCAGACAGGGAAAGCCCTACCCTTTCCTGGAGTGCTCAGCCCATGCCTGGGAAGGTAGGACCACAGGAGGGAGCGATGGGGGGCTGAGACCTGTGGTCCCCTTGGG from the Prionailurus viverrinus isolate Anna unplaced genomic scaffold, UM_Priviv_1.0 scaffold_35, whole genome shotgun sequence genome contains:
- the LOC125158512 gene encoding keratin, type I cytoskeletal 42 — encoded protein: MAATTTSIRQFSTSGSVKGLCVPGGGFSRVSSVRVGGACRAPSLLGAGSCGNMSVTSSRFSAGLGGGYGGGYTCSLGGGFGSGSGFGAGFGSGFGAGFGSGFGAADALLGGSEKETMQNLNDRLASYLDKVRALEEANADLEVKIRDWYQKQGPGPARDYSPYFKTIEDLRNKILAATIDNASLVLQIDNARLAADDFRNKYETELNLRMTVEADTNGLRRVLDELTLARADLEMQIENLKEELAFLKKNHEEEMNALRGQVGGDVSVEMDAAPGVDLSRILNEMRDQYEKMAEKNRKDAEDWFFSKTEELNREVATNTEALQSSRTEITELRRSVQNLEIELQSQLSMKASLEGSLAETEARYGAQLAQLQGLISNIEQQLCELRCDMERQNNEYQVLLDVKTRLEQEIATYRRLLEGEDAHLATQYSSSLISQPTREATVTTRQVRTIMEEVQDGKVVSSREQVHRSTH
- the LOC125158519 gene encoding keratin, type I cytoskeletal 17 isoform X2; the encoded protein is MTTTIRQFTSSSSIKGSSGLGGGSSRTSCRLSGSLGPGSCRLGSAGGLGSALGGSSYSSCYSFGSGSGYGGSFGAVDGLLAGGEKATMQNLNDRLASYLDKVRALEEANTELEVKIRDWYQKQAPGPARDYSHYYQTIEDLKNKILTATVDNANILLQIDNARLAADDFRTKFETEQALRVSVEADTNGLRRVLDELTLARADLEMQIENLKEELAYLRKNHEEEMNALRGQVGGEINVEMDAAPGVDLSRILSEMRDQYEKMAEKNRKDAEDWFFSKTEELNREVATNSELVQSGKSEISELRRTVQALEIELQSQLSMKASLEGSLAETENRYCVQLAQIQGLIGSVEEQLAQLRCEMEQQNQEYKILLDVKTRLEQEIATYRRLLEGEDAHLTHYKPKEPVTTRQVRTIVEEVQDGKVISSREQVHQTTR
- the LOC125158519 gene encoding keratin, type I cytoskeletal 17 isoform X1, yielding MTTTIRQFTSSSSIKGSSGLGGGSSRTSCRLSGSLGPGSCRLGSAGGLGSALGGSSYSSCYSFGSGSGYGGSFGAVDGLLAGGEKATMQNLNDRLASYLDKVRALEEANTELEVKIRDWYQKQAPGPARDYSHYYQTIEDLKNKILTATVDNANILLQIDNARLAADDFRTKFETEQALRVSVEADTNGLRRVLDELTLARADLEMQIENLKEELAYLRKNHEEEMNALRGQVGGEINVEMDAAPGVDLSRILSEMRDQYEKMAEKNRKDAEDWFFSKTEELNREVATNSELVQSGKSEISELRRTVQALEIELQSQLSMKASLEGSLAETENRYCVQLAQIQGLIGSVEEQLAQLRCEMEQQNQEYKILLDVKTRLEQEIATYRRLLEGEDAHLAEGHSGELGAEPGFLGPHPTSECLSPAAVTTRQVRTIVEEVQDGKVISSREQVHQTTR